The following are from one region of the Hymenobacter radiodurans genome:
- a CDS encoding M13 family metallopeptidase, with product MKNLNSLTLAAVAAAGLAWAGCSSSKTPTTSDTASTTTTATTTTAAPVVKGVGLDPANIDTSVDPCDDFFQYASGTWLKNNPIPAAESRWSSWNGLINQNEAVMRQILQEAAANTSATKGSNAQKVGDFYASAMDSAAIDAAGLKPIQPELNRIAAIKDLKGLQASLARQQMLRTRSVFGAGVAQDRKISTQYAVYLSQGGLTLPDRDYYLKEDGRSKTIRTAYMTYLTNMFKLLGDNEATAAKNANTVMRLETRLAKASKDRVAMRDPYANYNKMTVAEANKQFPNMNVPGMLQQLGVGSAKEVIVGQPEFLKEASTALKTEPLADWKTYLRWHVVSSVADALPKSFNDESFRFTQVLTGAKEQQPRWKRMLRATDGALGEAFGQLYVDKAFTPETKEKAMEMVNNIREAMSEHISQLEWMSAATKAEAQKKLDAFVVKIGYPDKWKDYSALDISRDSYVQNVLNARMWDYKYNVNKFGKPIDRGEWGMTPPTVNAYYNSSLNEIVFPAGIMQPPFFDPKADDAVNYGGMGAVIGHEITHGFDDRGRQSDAEGNLRDWWTKEDAEKFTQRADMVGAQYSAFSPLDSVFVNGKLTMGENLADFGGLNVAFTALQKQLKKKYPNGDVPKYDGFTPEQRFFLSWAQIWRTNARPEYLRQQVLTDSHSPAQYRTNGPLMNMPQFYEAFGCKENAKMVRAQNQRARIW from the coding sequence ATGAAAAACCTAAACAGTCTGACGTTGGCCGCCGTGGCCGCGGCAGGTCTTGCCTGGGCCGGATGTAGCTCGTCGAAGACGCCGACCACCTCGGATACCGCTTCGACTACTACCACCGCGACTACCACCACTGCGGCGCCCGTTGTGAAGGGCGTGGGCCTAGACCCAGCCAATATCGATACGTCGGTAGACCCCTGCGACGACTTTTTTCAGTATGCTTCAGGCACTTGGCTTAAGAACAACCCCATCCCGGCCGCCGAATCGCGCTGGAGCTCTTGGAACGGGCTCATCAACCAGAATGAGGCCGTGATGCGCCAGATTCTGCAGGAAGCCGCCGCCAATACCAGCGCCACGAAAGGCAGCAACGCCCAGAAAGTAGGCGACTTCTACGCCTCTGCCATGGACTCGGCTGCTATTGATGCCGCCGGTCTGAAGCCCATTCAGCCTGAATTAAACCGCATTGCGGCCATCAAAGATCTGAAAGGCCTGCAGGCTTCGTTGGCGCGTCAGCAGATGCTGCGGACTCGCTCCGTATTCGGTGCTGGCGTGGCCCAGGACCGCAAAATCAGCACCCAATATGCGGTATATCTGTCGCAGGGGGGCCTGACTTTGCCCGACCGCGACTACTACCTGAAAGAGGACGGCCGCTCCAAAACCATCCGCACGGCTTACATGACATATTTGACCAATATGTTTAAGCTACTCGGCGATAATGAAGCTACCGCCGCCAAGAACGCAAATACAGTAATGCGCTTGGAGACGCGGTTGGCAAAGGCATCGAAGGACCGCGTAGCGATGCGCGACCCGTATGCCAACTACAACAAGATGACGGTGGCGGAGGCCAATAAGCAATTTCCGAATATGAACGTGCCCGGCATGTTGCAGCAGCTTGGTGTAGGTTCGGCGAAGGAAGTAATTGTTGGGCAGCCTGAATTCTTGAAAGAAGCCAGTACAGCCCTAAAAACGGAGCCTTTGGCCGATTGGAAAACCTATCTGCGCTGGCACGTGGTTTCGTCGGTGGCCGATGCGCTGCCAAAGTCATTCAACGATGAGTCGTTCCGCTTCACGCAGGTATTGACGGGTGCTAAAGAGCAGCAGCCCCGCTGGAAGCGTATGTTGCGCGCCACCGACGGCGCTCTGGGCGAGGCTTTTGGTCAGCTCTACGTGGATAAGGCTTTCACGCCCGAGACCAAGGAGAAGGCCATGGAAATGGTCAACAACATCCGCGAGGCAATGTCTGAGCACATCAGCCAGTTGGAATGGATGAGCGCCGCTACCAAAGCTGAAGCCCAGAAAAAACTGGATGCGTTCGTAGTGAAAATTGGCTACCCCGATAAGTGGAAAGATTATTCCGCGCTCGACATCTCACGCGATTCGTATGTGCAAAACGTGCTGAACGCTCGCATGTGGGATTATAAGTACAACGTGAACAAGTTCGGCAAGCCGATTGATCGGGGTGAGTGGGGCATGACGCCGCCCACGGTAAATGCCTACTACAACTCGTCGCTAAATGAGATTGTATTCCCTGCCGGTATCATGCAGCCGCCGTTCTTCGATCCGAAGGCCGATGACGCTGTGAACTACGGTGGTATGGGTGCCGTGATCGGCCACGAAATCACGCACGGCTTCGACGACCGCGGCCGCCAGTCTGATGCCGAGGGCAACCTGCGCGATTGGTGGACCAAGGAAGATGCGGAGAAGTTTACGCAGCGCGCCGACATGGTGGGCGCGCAATACAGCGCCTTCTCGCCTCTCGACTCGGTGTTTGTGAATGGTAAGCTGACCATGGGCGAAAACCTCGCTGACTTCGGCGGCCTGAACGTTGCTTTTACTGCTCTCCAGAAGCAACTGAAGAAGAAGTATCCGAACGGCGACGTGCCTAAGTACGACGGCTTTACGCCAGAGCAGCGCTTCTTCCTGTCGTGGGCTCAGATTTGGCGTACTAACGCCCGGCCTGAGTACCTGCGTCAG
- the xseA gene encoding exodeoxyribonuclease VII large subunit, which produces MPPLFNRRPEPNLPPSRPPLALPLAELLLRVKQTLTDRFAESYWVIAEIAELTPPRHDGAHCYLTLTDQHRTGRGAELKAQARATIWSQRFQSLAPTFYEATGQELQPGLKVMLRVQIKFHEQYGLSLDVLAIDPTYTVGDLARQRLDTVRKLTAKGLLEKQKRLPLAIGPQRLAVISSPTAAGFQDFMQQLSESVFDFSVTLVPALMQGTEAPASIRAALDHIRPRRRYFDAVVIIRGGGGKTDLLAFDDYGLAAAVGAFPLPVITGIGHERDEAVVDLTAHTALKTPTAVAIFFLDRLARLDAAFDGYAARIQELAFEQLQTADDQLRRLARHTQQAAQTQFTEQRTLLHQRIRQAATAPRAQLRQQHRLLNRTRHSAQRAAQQALAGQQRQLRTFGRALAQRFRRHQQRRQLQLLRKRYQLQLAAERLLHRAELRLTQLRPTTQLEALGGFLANSAVALPPQGSAFG; this is translated from the coding sequence ATGCCGCCGCTCTTTAATCGTCGCCCCGAGCCGAATTTGCCCCCTAGCCGACCGCCGCTGGCTTTGCCGTTGGCTGAGCTGCTGTTGCGCGTAAAGCAAACGCTCACCGACCGCTTTGCCGAATCTTATTGGGTTATTGCCGAAATCGCGGAGTTGACCCCGCCCCGCCACGACGGCGCTCACTGCTACCTTACCCTCACCGACCAGCATAGAACCGGCCGCGGAGCCGAGCTAAAGGCCCAAGCCCGCGCCACTATTTGGAGTCAGCGCTTTCAGTCACTAGCCCCAACTTTTTATGAGGCTACCGGTCAGGAATTGCAGCCGGGCCTAAAAGTTATGCTGCGGGTACAGATCAAGTTTCACGAGCAGTATGGTCTGAGCTTGGACGTGCTGGCTATTGATCCCACGTATACCGTCGGCGACTTGGCTCGCCAGCGCCTCGACACTGTGCGTAAGCTCACAGCAAAGGGGCTGCTCGAAAAGCAGAAGCGCCTGCCGCTGGCTATTGGCCCCCAACGCTTGGCTGTTATTTCTTCGCCTACAGCCGCTGGCTTTCAGGATTTCATGCAACAGCTCAGCGAATCGGTATTTGATTTCTCCGTAACGCTGGTGCCGGCTTTGATGCAGGGCACGGAGGCACCGGCCAGCATTCGGGCGGCCTTGGACCATATTCGGCCCCGCCGGCGCTACTTCGATGCGGTGGTCATTATCCGGGGCGGCGGGGGCAAAACGGATTTGCTGGCTTTCGACGATTATGGATTGGCGGCCGCAGTGGGTGCTTTCCCGTTACCTGTAATTACCGGTATTGGCCACGAGCGCGACGAGGCAGTAGTCGACCTCACGGCGCATACGGCCCTGAAAACGCCTACGGCCGTTGCTATATTCTTCTTGGACCGCTTGGCTCGCCTCGATGCTGCTTTCGACGGCTATGCGGCGCGTATACAGGAGTTGGCTTTCGAGCAATTACAAACCGCTGACGACCAACTCCGACGCCTCGCCCGGCACACACAGCAAGCAGCCCAAACGCAGTTTACCGAGCAGCGCACCTTGCTGCATCAGCGCATCCGACAGGCAGCCACGGCACCGCGGGCACAGCTGCGGCAGCAGCATCGCCTTCTGAATCGGACGCGTCATTCAGCGCAGCGAGCGGCCCAGCAGGCGCTGGCTGGTCAGCAACGACAATTGCGCACCTTTGGCCGGGCGTTGGCCCAACGGTTTCGGCGCCACCAACAGCGCCGCCAACTACAACTGCTACGTAAGCGCTACCAGTTGCAGCTGGCCGCTGAGCGCCTGTTGCATCGCGCTGAGCTACGGCTGACACAATTGCGGCCCACAACTCAGCTTGAAGCACTGGGGGGCTTTTTGGCTAATTCCGCAGTTGCGCTTCCACCGCAGGGTTCTGCTTTTGGCTAA
- the xseB gene encoding exodeoxyribonuclease VII small subunit produces MTNDLTYRQAIEELETILRALETDTVDVDDLTARVQRSAELIRLCKQKLRNAESAIDRVFENLDEEDELDEDVPADDDDEPAPRVVPSGKSPRVRPTAPPPQLPGELPF; encoded by the coding sequence ATGACAAACGACCTAACCTACCGCCAAGCTATCGAAGAGTTGGAAACCATTTTGCGCGCCCTCGAAACCGATACAGTGGATGTAGACGACCTTACAGCCCGAGTACAACGCTCCGCTGAGCTGATTCGACTGTGCAAGCAAAAGCTCCGCAATGCGGAGTCGGCTATTGACCGGGTGTTTGAGAACCTAGATGAAGAAGACGAGTTGGATGAGGATGTACCAGCTGACGACGACGACGAGCCCGCACCTCGTGTTGTGCCTAGCGGTAAGAGTCCGCGCGTGCGTCCTACGGCCCCACCTCCCCAGTTACCCGGCGAGCTACCTTTTTGA
- a CDS encoding sensor histidine kinase, whose product MKLSIMSKELIALLLITPILLLLAGGIVTFVIRDQRRRLRQQLELQRMREDGQQQALEAALLAQEEERQRIAADLHDGVGTTLAIAKMHLHSLGDPNRTKEATDLLDQVITEVRRISRNLLPAALQKFGLPFALDALARTVPPDARTKVFIEQDGTPRRLDPGLELIVYRIAQELLGNGLKHAQADTLRIAVNFQQQQLSLHYSDDGIGFNPIMNEAMPSPGTRTGLGLTNLRSRVAVLRGTLHHESAPGDGTRVWITLPIPYLVTDQANINASLHE is encoded by the coding sequence GTGAAGCTGTCCATTATGTCGAAGGAGCTTATTGCCCTCCTGCTTATCACACCCATTCTGCTGCTGCTAGCGGGCGGCATTGTGACGTTTGTGATTCGGGATCAGCGGCGACGCCTGCGACAGCAGCTGGAGTTGCAGCGGATGCGCGAAGATGGTCAGCAGCAAGCCCTTGAAGCAGCACTTCTCGCCCAAGAAGAAGAGCGTCAGCGCATTGCCGCCGATCTACATGATGGGGTGGGCACCACGCTGGCCATTGCCAAAATGCATCTGCACTCGCTCGGCGACCCCAATCGCACCAAAGAAGCTACCGACCTGCTCGACCAAGTAATTACGGAGGTGCGTCGTATTTCTCGTAACCTGCTGCCAGCGGCTCTACAGAAGTTTGGCCTACCCTTCGCGCTTGATGCGCTGGCTCGCACCGTACCGCCTGATGCGCGAACGAAAGTATTTATCGAACAAGATGGCACCCCGCGGCGCCTTGATCCTGGGCTGGAATTGATTGTGTACCGTATTGCACAGGAGTTGCTGGGTAATGGTCTCAAACACGCGCAAGCTGATACGTTGCGCATTGCCGTTAACTTTCAGCAGCAGCAGCTCAGTTTGCACTATAGTGATGACGGAATAGGATTTAACCCAATTATGAATGAAGCCATGCCCTCGCCTGGCACTCGTACTGGGCTGGGACTTACCAACTTACGAAGCCGGGTAGCCGTGCTGCGCGGCACCCTCCACCATGAGTCGGCGCCGGGCGATGGCACTCGTGTTTGGATTACACTTCCGATTCCCTATCTTGTTACCGACCAGGCAAATATCAATGCATCTCTCCATGAATAG
- a CDS encoding response regulator, with product MNSNIIRVAVVDDHLLFRKGLRALVSGFAGMEVLFEAGDGQELLERLDFGVVPDVILMDLQMPVLDGLQTVRLLRVQYPYVRVIIISMHDEPELIENLRAEGAHGYLLKNANPEEVRKAIEMVIRQKTSRPTSLVKH from the coding sequence ATGAATAGTAATATTATTCGCGTCGCGGTTGTCGATGACCATTTGTTATTTCGCAAAGGTTTACGGGCACTGGTAAGCGGGTTTGCCGGTATGGAAGTTCTCTTCGAAGCCGGCGACGGGCAGGAGCTTCTGGAGCGATTAGATTTTGGAGTAGTGCCCGACGTGATTCTGATGGATCTGCAGATGCCCGTGCTCGACGGTCTGCAAACAGTTCGTCTGCTGCGAGTTCAATATCCGTATGTGCGCGTCATTATCATTTCTATGCATGACGAGCCGGAGCTGATTGAAAATTTGCGGGCGGAAGGCGCACACGGCTACCTGCTCAAAAACGCGAATCCGGAAGAGGTTCGTAAAGCTATTGAAATGGTTATCCGTCAGAAGACATCTCGCCCTACTTCTTTGGTTAAGCATTGA
- a CDS encoding MGMT family protein, with the protein MKTPKEPADTQRNFFQDVHEVVRLIPPGRVSTYGAIAHYLGARHGARMVGYALIAAVPARGLEQVPAQRVVNRNGLLTGRHHFATPTAMQEALEAEGVQVADDQVQNFKKLFWDPAQELL; encoded by the coding sequence ATGAAAACACCTAAAGAACCGGCGGACACCCAGCGTAATTTTTTTCAGGATGTACATGAGGTCGTGCGTCTGATTCCGCCCGGTCGGGTGAGTACGTATGGCGCTATTGCGCACTACCTGGGCGCCCGCCATGGGGCGCGAATGGTGGGATATGCTCTCATTGCTGCCGTACCAGCCCGCGGACTAGAGCAGGTACCGGCTCAGCGCGTCGTCAATCGGAATGGGTTGCTTACGGGGCGCCACCATTTTGCTACACCTACTGCTATGCAGGAAGCACTGGAGGCCGAAGGAGTGCAGGTAGCAGACGACCAGGTGCAGAACTTCAAAAAGCTCTTCTGGGACCCGGCTCAGGAACTGCTTTAG
- a CDS encoding ferritin-like domain-containing protein: protein MFDKLKSLDDLLEMQLKDLYSAENQLVKALPKMAAEAKDGRLRQGFEKHLQETQNQVARLEQIGKAMDLKLSGHTCKAMEGLIAEGKETMSENATDEVMDAALIAASQRIEHYEIAGYGTAAHYAERLGHSEAASLLRQSLQEEQMTDTKLNDLAKNYLNQKAM, encoded by the coding sequence ATGTTCGACAAACTAAAAAGCCTCGACGATTTATTAGAAATGCAACTCAAAGACCTTTACAGCGCCGAAAATCAGTTGGTAAAGGCATTGCCCAAAATGGCTGCCGAAGCCAAAGATGGCCGGTTGCGCCAAGGATTCGAAAAGCATCTCCAGGAAACGCAGAACCAGGTAGCCCGATTGGAGCAAATTGGTAAGGCCATGGACCTGAAACTAAGCGGCCATACCTGTAAAGCAATGGAAGGCTTGATTGCAGAAGGCAAGGAAACGATGTCGGAAAACGCAACCGATGAAGTAATGGACGCTGCTCTGATTGCGGCTTCCCAGCGCATCGAGCACTACGAAATCGCTGGCTATGGCACCGCTGCTCACTACGCCGAGCGACTTGGTCATAGCGAAGCTGCTTCTTTGCTCCGCCAGTCGTTGCAGGAAGAGCAGATGACCGACACTAAGCTCAACGACTTAGCAAAGAACTACCTGAACCAGAAGGCGATGTAA
- a CDS encoding efflux RND transporter periplasmic adaptor subunit translates to MQTKEKEVLVPEVEESRPGRRILWIVLTIALIAAAVFVKMRYFPSPTAGGKGGPGGKSGPGGGGGGGGRGGAGGGAGAKAPVQVYVVQATNLSDQVAATGSVLPDESVVIKSELSGKITSLNIKEGQPVKKGQLLFSINADEAQAAIRKQEYNIKLYRDQERRQRTLLEKEYISAQEYEQANNQYLTAQSDLQALRATLDRAFVRAPFDGVLGLTTATVGTYVSPGFEITTLSRVRPVKIDFAVPGRFANNVRVGDVVSVTDESTNKQYDAKVYAIDPQIDPVSRTQPVRARYSNTKDELRPGAFVKVNLKLGESTDALQVPTEAVIPEASGYSVYTVKNGKMVPKKVKIGIRSDKVIQITDGLAVGDTVIRTGILQVKPGDAVRVIK, encoded by the coding sequence ATGCAAACTAAGGAGAAAGAAGTACTTGTGCCCGAAGTAGAAGAGTCGCGCCCCGGGCGCAGAATACTCTGGATTGTATTGACCATAGCGCTCATAGCGGCTGCGGTGTTTGTTAAGATGCGCTATTTCCCTTCTCCCACAGCAGGGGGCAAAGGAGGTCCGGGGGGCAAAAGTGGCCCAGGTGGCGGAGGCGGTGGTGGTGGTCGCGGAGGTGCCGGTGGCGGCGCGGGCGCTAAAGCTCCCGTGCAGGTATACGTGGTGCAAGCCACTAACTTATCCGATCAGGTAGCGGCCACAGGCTCCGTCCTTCCCGACGAATCGGTGGTGATCAAAAGCGAGCTATCGGGCAAAATCACTAGCCTGAATATTAAGGAAGGCCAGCCGGTGAAGAAAGGCCAACTGCTTTTCAGTATCAATGCCGATGAAGCGCAGGCCGCTATTCGCAAGCAGGAATACAACATTAAGCTTTACCGCGACCAGGAGCGGCGCCAGCGCACGCTGCTGGAGAAAGAGTATATCAGTGCCCAGGAATATGAGCAGGCGAATAATCAATACCTCACGGCTCAATCGGACCTGCAAGCGTTGCGCGCTACTCTCGACCGCGCTTTCGTGCGCGCGCCCTTCGATGGTGTGCTAGGCCTGACCACGGCCACAGTAGGTACTTATGTGAGCCCCGGTTTTGAAATCACTACCCTTTCCCGCGTGCGGCCCGTCAAGATTGACTTCGCCGTGCCCGGCCGCTTTGCCAATAATGTTCGCGTGGGCGACGTAGTAAGCGTAACCGACGAAAGCACCAATAAGCAGTACGATGCTAAGGTGTACGCCATTGACCCCCAAATTGACCCCGTTAGCCGCACCCAGCCTGTGCGGGCCCGCTACTCCAACACCAAGGATGAGCTTCGCCCCGGCGCTTTCGTAAAAGTAAACCTGAAGCTCGGCGAATCGACGGATGCGTTGCAAGTACCAACTGAGGCTGTTATTCCAGAAGCGAGCGGCTACAGCGTGTACACCGTGAAGAACGGAAAAATGGTCCCCAAGAAGGTGAAAATCGGTATTCGCTCGGATAAGGTGATTCAGATAACCGACGGCCTGGCCGTGGGCGATACTGTTATTCGGACTGGTATTCTGCAAGTGAAGCCCGGCGACGCCGTGCGCGTGATTAAGTAA
- a CDS encoding efflux RND transporter permease subunit produces MSLSSTSITRPVLAIVMSLVIVIFGVIGFRYLSIREYPSVDPPIITVSASYTGASADVMQGQVTEPLEEALNGIAGIKNLTSNSRDGRTQITVEFDLDADLETAANDVRDKVSGAQGRLPRDIDPPVVSKANADSQPIVMTYLSSSKRTLLELTDYANNTLKERLQTIPGVSEIRVYGERKYSMRLWLDPVKLSALSVSPVDVQAALTRENVELPSGAVQGENTQLTLRTMGRLTSVEDFNNLIIRKDASSLVRLSDIGYAELYPENDQTIFKVNGVPMVGLAIIPQPGSNQIDIADEFNKRIELYGKDLPADLVLKPGFDNSVFIRQSITEVEHTIIEAFVLVVIIIFLFLRDWRSTLIPVVAIPVSLIGIFFVMYLLDFSINVLTLLAIVLAIGLVVDDAIVVLENIYSRIEDGEDPKTAAIKGSEEILVAVISTTIVLAAVFLPVVFLTGITGRLFREFGIVVAGSVLISAFVSLTLTPMMCSVLLKREEKHNWFYRKTEPFFENLISGYKSSLETFLRNRWLAWLVVAGTGVGIWFFMGVIPSELSPVEDRSRININATGPEGASFEFMDQYMTDLTRVAVDSTGAENLSSVFVVTSPGFGGGSNSGIARVLLVDADKRIESQDKIAAKLTAGVKSLTAARTSVSQDQSIGGGGGGGGGLPVQFVIQTQDFDKLRTAVPKFLDAARQDPTFQFVDVNLKFNKPELRITIDREKAQSLGVSVQSISQTLQAGLSGQRYGYFIRESKQYQIIGQVAREDRNQPLDVRLLSVKSADGKLVQLDNVIRLEESSTPPQLYRFNRYNSATFSASLSPGQTLGDGIAAMQAIADKQLDDTFTTELSGASRDFQESSSSLLFAFGLALVLIYLVLAAQFESFRDPIIIMVTVPLALSGALLSLWYFNQTLNLFSQIGIIMLIGLVTKNGILIVEFANQRVEQGADYMTGLIEGATARLRPILMTSLCAILGILPIAIATGAGALSRRAMGIGVVGGLFFATGLTLYVVPVMYSYFATAKKHTKKQEEAEKALAA; encoded by the coding sequence ATGAGCTTATCCTCAACCAGCATAACCCGCCCCGTTCTCGCCATCGTGATGAGCCTTGTTATCGTGATATTTGGCGTAATCGGGTTTCGGTATTTAAGTATCCGGGAATATCCTAGTGTCGACCCGCCCATTATTACGGTGTCGGCCAGTTACACCGGTGCCTCGGCCGACGTAATGCAGGGTCAGGTGACGGAGCCATTGGAGGAAGCCCTGAATGGCATTGCCGGTATCAAGAACCTGACGTCTAACTCTCGCGATGGTCGCACCCAGATTACGGTAGAATTTGACTTGGATGCTGACCTCGAAACCGCTGCCAACGACGTGCGCGACAAGGTTTCGGGTGCCCAAGGCCGCTTGCCCCGCGACATCGATCCGCCCGTTGTAAGCAAGGCCAACGCCGACTCCCAGCCCATCGTGATGACCTACCTCAGCAGCAGCAAGCGCACCTTGCTGGAGCTGACTGACTACGCTAACAATACCCTTAAGGAGCGTCTGCAAACCATTCCGGGCGTATCCGAAATTCGGGTGTATGGCGAGCGTAAATACTCCATGCGTCTCTGGCTCGACCCGGTTAAGCTGTCGGCCCTGAGCGTATCGCCGGTAGATGTGCAAGCGGCACTTACGCGTGAAAACGTGGAGCTACCCAGTGGCGCTGTGCAGGGCGAAAACACCCAGCTTACTCTGCGTACCATGGGCCGCCTAACATCGGTTGAGGACTTCAATAACCTGATCATCCGCAAAGACGCTTCCTCCTTGGTGCGGCTTTCCGACATCGGCTACGCTGAGCTGTACCCCGAAAACGACCAGACTATTTTCAAAGTGAATGGCGTGCCGATGGTCGGCTTGGCTATTATTCCGCAGCCGGGCTCCAACCAGATTGATATTGCCGACGAGTTTAACAAGCGCATTGAGCTGTACGGCAAAGACCTGCCCGCCGACTTAGTGCTGAAGCCGGGCTTCGACAACTCGGTTTTTATTCGTCAGTCTATCACGGAAGTAGAGCATACTATCATCGAGGCCTTCGTGCTCGTGGTAATTATCATCTTCCTGTTCTTGCGCGACTGGCGCTCTACGCTGATTCCGGTAGTTGCTATTCCGGTGTCGTTGATTGGTATCTTCTTCGTGATGTACCTCCTCGATTTCTCCATCAACGTGCTCACGCTGCTGGCTATCGTACTCGCTATCGGTCTGGTAGTAGACGATGCCATTGTGGTACTGGAGAATATCTACTCACGTATCGAGGATGGCGAAGACCCAAAAACGGCCGCTATCAAAGGGTCTGAGGAAATTCTGGTGGCTGTAATCAGTACAACCATCGTGCTTGCCGCGGTATTCCTACCGGTAGTTTTCCTGACTGGTATTACCGGACGCTTGTTCCGCGAGTTTGGTATTGTGGTAGCCGGATCGGTATTGATTTCGGCGTTTGTCTCGCTTACGCTCACTCCCATGATGTGCTCGGTGCTGCTGAAGCGCGAGGAAAAGCACAATTGGTTTTACCGTAAGACGGAGCCGTTTTTTGAAAACCTGATTAGTGGTTATAAAAGTAGCCTCGAAACATTTCTGCGCAACCGCTGGCTGGCTTGGCTGGTGGTAGCTGGTACGGGCGTTGGTATCTGGTTTTTCATGGGCGTCATTCCTTCCGAGTTGTCTCCTGTGGAAGACCGCAGCCGGATTAATATCAATGCAACCGGTCCGGAAGGTGCTTCTTTTGAGTTCATGGATCAGTACATGACCGACCTCACCAGAGTAGCCGTTGACTCGACGGGCGCGGAAAACCTAAGCAGTGTATTTGTCGTGACTTCACCAGGTTTTGGTGGTGGCTCCAACTCTGGTATTGCTCGCGTGCTGTTGGTTGATGCCGACAAACGTATAGAAAGCCAGGATAAGATTGCAGCTAAACTGACAGCCGGCGTTAAGAGCCTTACAGCGGCCCGCACTTCCGTTTCTCAAGATCAGAGTATCGGTGGCGGCGGTGGTGGCGGCGGGGGATTACCGGTACAATTTGTTATTCAAACCCAGGATTTCGATAAGCTTCGCACAGCCGTACCTAAGTTTCTGGATGCTGCCCGCCAAGACCCTACATTTCAGTTTGTCGATGTCAATCTGAAGTTTAATAAGCCCGAGTTGCGTATTACTATCGACCGCGAAAAGGCGCAGAGCTTAGGAGTATCGGTGCAGAGCATCAGCCAAACGCTACAGGCAGGCTTGAGTGGGCAGCGCTACGGCTACTTCATCCGCGAAAGCAAGCAGTACCAAATAATCGGTCAGGTGGCCCGCGAAGACCGCAACCAGCCGCTGGATGTGCGTTTGCTTTCGGTTAAAAGTGCCGATGGAAAGCTTGTACAGCTCGACAACGTCATTCGCTTGGAGGAAAGCAGCACGCCGCCCCAGTTGTACCGCTTCAATCGCTATAACTCGGCTACGTTCTCGGCTTCCCTGTCTCCTGGCCAAACACTGGGCGACGGAATTGCCGCCATGCAGGCTATTGCTGATAAGCAACTCGACGACACCTTCACTACTGAGCTTTCGGGTGCTTCCCGCGACTTCCAGGAAAGCTCTTCTTCCCTCCTCTTTGCCTTCGGCTTGGCGCTGGTGCTGATTTATCTAGTACTAGCCGCGCAGTTTGAAAGCTTCCGCGACCCGATCATCATCATGGTGACGGTGCCGCTGGCGTTGTCGGGGGCGCTGCTGAGCTTGTGGTATTTCAATCAAACGCTGAACCTGTTCTCGCAAATCGGAATCATCATGCTCATCGGTTTGGTGACTAAGAACGGTATCCTGATTGTGGAGTTTGCCAACCAACGCGTAGAGCAAGGAGCCGATTATATGACTGGCCTCATAGAAGGTGCTACCGCCCGTTTGCGCCCTATCCTGATGACCAGCTTATGCGCCATTCTGGGTATTCTGCCGATTGCCATAGCCACTGGCGCGGGCGCGCTTAGCCGCCGAGCCATGGGTATTGGCGTGGTTGGCGGTCTGTTTTTTGCTACTGGCCTCACGCTGTACGTAGTGCCCGTGATGTATTCGTATTTCGCCACGGCTAAGAAGCACACCAAAAAGCAGGAAGAGGCCGAGAAAGCCTTAGCCGCCTGA